The Desulfovibrio sp. G11 region TGTACGGCGGGTCGATATAAATCATTTTGATCTTGCCGAGATATGTTTCTTGCAGCAGCTTCAGGGTATCAAGGTTGTCACCTTCAATGAACAAGTTCTTGGTGGTATCAAAATCCACACTCTCTTCACGGCACGGGCGCAGAGTTTTGGCGATGGGCGCATTGGCGGTAAGAAGGGCTTCACGCTTTCCCGGCCAGTCAAGGCGGTATCGCTCTTGCGGCCCTTCAACGATGGATTCGGACAACTCTTGCCGCAGCAGGTCAAAATCCACCGCCAGCTTCACCTTGCCGTCTTCCCCTCTGGCCTCGGTCACGCAATTGGGGAAAAGCTCGCGGATGCGGGCCATATTGTCCTGGGTAAGGTTCGGTGAGTGCATTTTGAGTTTGTCCATTGGGTTAAGCCTCATCACTGTGTTGGGGGATAGCATTAAATTGTATTTCTTCCATACAGCGGGGATACCCGCCAAGACGCTTTGATATCGCCTCAAATCTGAGAGGTACTGGGCTGGTACCTTCTTTGTCCTCAATATTGAGGTGAAGTTGCTGCTTTGCAATATGCTGCCAACATCGAGTGTCGTATTCATCTGCTCTTTTAAGATACAATTCGCACTCTTCAATGTCATCGCCATATTTTTCCAAAAATATCGCATAAATATCAGAGAGTATTTCGCTTAGGTAACTGTAAAACTCTCCGGACAAAACGTACACAGAATTTTTAATATTCTTTTTAAGGTAGTCATATCCACCATTTTTGAAGTTATCCCGCCTATCATTATCCATAAATTCTTTTATTTCTTTCAAAAAATTATGAGGAAAGCTCGTGTCTACAAATTTTTTATCTTGTGAAAAAACGTAACTATTTGTGGTTGAAAAAATTGGAACTGACGTATGAGTTTGATAATTTCGCAATGACTTAAAAAAATCAAACGCCCCATTATTCTTAAATTTCTCGTCAAACTCTTGTCCTGGCAATAGCTCTGTATTCTTAATTGCATCACGAAAGGGTAGCACTGTTTGTAAAAATGCAAATAAATAATAGTTAGCTTCGGACTTAAACCCGAGCGTCACCTCTCTGCTCTTTTTGCTGAGATTATCCATATAGCATAGCAAATTATGCAGTTTTACCAGAGAAAGATGTTCATAAAAAAGTAGTTGGTTAGCAGAAAATATTTTTTCAAATATGATTACACTATGAGCCGCCAGAATTTCGTGCAGTACTGCCTTCCTGTTATTAACAAAGCATTCAATAAAGTTGTCATTGTTCCAAGAAAAATTATTAACCATATTCACCCCCAAATTTTTGCAGGCTCGCCACAGTGTTTTAGATTAACACATTAAGCATCAATAAGAGCCTTGACGGCTTGCCGCAACTCCCGCCTCTCCGCATTCATCGCCACCTTCCGATTAAACTGCTTTTCCTTGGCAAGCCGTGTCTCGCACCGCTCCAACTCGCGCTGCAATTGCCCGATCTGGTCCATGCGGTCAACCTGCGCCTGCAAACTCTCCCCTTGGCGTGGCGGGTATGGCAGCAGCGGGGCCAAGAGTTGCGCGTAGAGCGCCTCAAGGTCAAACACCACTGGCAAGGACTGGCGCGGCGTACCCTCTGGCAGCCAGTCAGTGGCAAAATAGGGGCTGATGACACGTTTGGCGGCGTCAGCCTCGCTGGGCCGCTTATAGGCGGCAATACCCTTGACGTTGTCCTCGTGATGCAGCTCAAAAACAAGTGGATAGGGGATGACCTGGTCGATGCAGCGCAGCACCTCCGGCTTCAGTTCACCAGTTTTGAGGGTGATATGGAATACCTGAATTTCTGGAACAGCGGCTGTACCTTGCACATTGATGGTTTCGGGGGCCAGTTTATATTGCCAGACTATCTGCTCAATCTGGCGGACAAACAGTTCTTTCACGGCAGTGGTGGGCCGGGTATGCTCATAGATTTTACTCTTGGGCAGCACCCGACCAAATGCGGCATTGGAAGGATAGGCAAAGAGAGTCGTCACTGCGCCTCCTGCACGACCAAGAAAGCAATAAGCTCAAAGTCATCAAGCCCCGAAATGGTATTGGTCAGGGCTGTGGTTTTGCCGCCGGTGAACAGGCTGTCAATGTCCTTCTCCTCTTTCACCTCAATCATGGAGCGGACAGCCGCACTCAGCAGAGTGGAGTACGCCTTCATGTCTTTGCCTTCCTTGGTCTGTTGATTAAACAGGCGGCAGACTTCGGCAATGGGGTCGCTCCGCCCCTTGCAGGAGGTGCGTACAAGGTCGAGCAATCTTTTCACTTCCGTGTGGTAGGCGACAACCTCTCCATCCTTGGCAACATACACGAGATAGTAGGGATGAAGACGATTGTGCTGATGAACGGTGGCACCGTCATTACGATTGCGCAGAGCAAAAATGGCACCGGGCTTGAGACCCAAAGCTGGTTGTGCTGGAACAACGGCGTGCATTCCCTTGGGGGCAAGCTCTATATCGCCGTGCGCTTTGACGTAACCCAGAAGATCCATGCGAAAATCGTTCAGTCCCAGGTCGGTTATGGAAACGCCCGTTTTCAGGTCTTCCAGCTCAATAACTTCATCCTGAAGGCGGCGGAGTTGCTCTTTGCGATAACTCACCTCACTGCTTTGCGCGGTGAGCATGTTGTCATCGCCGGTAGCCGTCACGTCTGCAATCATCATGCGGGTTTCCACCCGTTCCTTGAGGTTTATGTATTCGTCAAGGGAGATGTCCGGCCAATAATTGACAAGCTGGATATGGGTGTTGCGAGAACCTATGCGGTCAATGCGCCCAAAACGCTGGATAATACGCACGGGGTTCCAGTGGATGTCATAA contains the following coding sequences:
- a CDS encoding DUF4391 domain-containing protein encodes the protein MTTLFAYPSNAAFGRVLPKSKIYEHTRPTTAVKELFVRQIEQIVWQYKLAPETINVQGTAAVPEIQVFHITLKTGELKPEVLRCIDQVIPYPLVFELHHEDNVKGIAAYKRPSEADAAKRVISPYFATDWLPEGTPRQSLPVVFDLEALYAQLLAPLLPYPPRQGESLQAQVDRMDQIGQLQRELERCETRLAKEKQFNRKVAMNAERRELRQAVKALIDA